The DNA segment TTTTACAATAATTAAAATAATCATGAGCAGCTATAAGTTTTTTCCTCTTAGACCAAATCAAGAAATaagtttgattatatatatatatatatatatatataaaaggtatCTTTcggataattcaaatcgaagTAATTTGATGTCGAATCCGAGCCTATATGATATATCATAATCAATCGATAAAAATAttctaatatttcttttattttatattttatatatcacaTTAGATATATATTATATTCATAGACTACGATTTACTTGATGGTGAACATGATAGATATGGATACTCAAAATCTCATGTTAAAGAACATGAATATTTGAATCGATTTCAATACATATTATTGAGAATATTCATTGAATAAGTAATTCAATAATAGATTttatatcaataatatattttatctcttGATATAAAGTAGTCCGAGTTGTTGGAATTGGAATAAGTTCGACAAGGGGATCACAAAATCTTGACAATCTTTCGATTTATGCTACATATATTCCTATATACGATTATATTCATAGTGGTGAATAGAATACCTAAAGAAGGTCACATCTTTTTTGCATCAGCTATAGATTATTCTCCTCCATCTTTTACAAActataaataagagaattgactCTATTGACTTTTGCTATAATCTTAACGTTATAATAGACATTCTAATCAAACGATACAGAGCTCCATGTAATTAATAGATTAAACGAGCAGATTAAGTTGATCTGCTTGAGATTAAGCTTGTGATAGTTTCTTTTATTCATCAAGAAACGAATCAAACTGCTGAGTTGCTTAACctaataatatcataattattttcttcttgctaTATCTAATTTATTGTTCATATATTGTACTTTATAAATTATTTCttagtaaatataaatataaatttagaaataaaaacGAAATTTACTAATAATTAATTACAAATATGTTGATTTCTGGACCGAACCGATTGAGCTGCTGTTTGCGCAGACTATAGACCGGCCGACGGGCGCCCTACCCGTTGAGTGGATCCCATGGGAGGACGAGGAGGCGACGACGACGGCGACGGAACGGGGGTGGCCGTGCCGCTGGGTTGCGGCTCGCTTCACCGCGCGCTCTTGCAGTGCCACCGGCGTGCCGGGGACCCGCGGCAGCAGGCGGTGCTGTGCCGACACCTGAACCGCTCGCTGGCCGAGTGCGTCGTGTCCGCTTGCTGCCCCGAGGAGTCGGAGGCCGTGCGTAGCCTCTGCTCCAGCGCCGGTACCTCCCTCAAGCGGTCGCAGTGCCAGCGCGCGCGTCTCGCTCTCTCCGTCTGCCTTTCCTCCCCTCAACCGCCGGATTCATAGCCGTGGCAGTATCCTTCTCGAGATTACTGACCCTTCTGCACGCGGGCTCGTGTCTTGTTGGTTTCGGTAAGGCTTAGTAACTGAATTTGAATAGCAAATTTGTTATACCTTCTTCTTCCGCTTTTGATCTAAGAAGAACAATATAATTGTGTGCCTTAATTTTGTCTGTGGATTGATTTGATTGTGAAATAGATATCTTTATTAATTTTGTCTGTGGAATTTTCTTTTGTCCATCTGGTGGGAATCGTTCTGTTTGATTCTGTATTTCAATATTCCATATTCTAAGAGTTTGTCCTGTAACCAAGGATGCAATAGATTGCGGAATAGATTGAATTGACTGGAAAAGAACGAAACCGCTGAATTTTGAGAAACATATTAAACAGACAATACACAGGTTTTTAGAATTCTGTAGTCATTAGTAGGCAagcaacaacaaaagagaagctGACATTGCAAAATCAATGGCTAACTAGAACTTAATTTTTTGTAGAATAATTTACCTGAAATATATTTTGAAACAGCTGAATACTTCCCCTTTCAACAGAGACACCAAATACTTGATGCTTCCCTGAATTAAAAGAAGTTTCTGACAGAAAAGCTCTACTCCAAAGACATTATATTATCACATTCCCAAATTCTTCTAACTTTAGATAATAATTGCAACCATTATGTTATTGCAGAAAagcttatgaaaaaaaaaatatttttttgtggcTTGTGTTGTTTTAGTACTGTCTTTCATCTGAACATTATTCCTACAGAAAAGTTTTTCCATTTTTTCCTCCTAGACTTTTCCTAAGATAGTCTTTTATGTTTTTCTGCTATCTcatatatgtttttgtttcttAGCTTAGAGGTTTGGCTATTTGGccacttattataaaattttatcaaataGTCCAATAAGCTTTCCTGATTTTGAGAAGTGCTCTGTAGTCCATCACCATATGATGTGTATTGATGCAATTACCAAAATTTTGGACTTTTGTGCTTCAAAAATGGCAATGACAAAGCAATTTGTAACAAGTTTTTGTGGTTGACTGCATTGGTCGTTGAGCTTTTTCAAGGGCAATACCTCTAGTCAAAGCAAGAGACATTAATTTACTTTTTGTTATTTCTAATAAGCAAGGTTCGTAATGCTCTGTACGGTATACTAGggtataccactcggtacgcatgtgtatatatatataatataacaaaaaaaaaaaggaggcatacgctgcctcggcgacgtcgcctccttttcttctcctcgttgtGCCAAACGAGGAGAAgacggtcttctcctcatctgtggCGTTCGGCAAAGGCGTCGAAGGCCGCAGACACCTCCAGCCTTTGGCAAAGAACGTGGCGAAGAAGAAACCGAGCCGCCGCCTCTCCGTTACCTTATGGATTGAGATTGTCGAGGGAGGTGGTGCCAGATCAGAAAGCGTCGAGGTTTTGCCTCTTCTTCAagcgccttctccctcttctcccttgatgcttcttcttccctcgccaCAGTCACGCCGCAACCAAGttgataccgcccggtagcgggtggtccgcgtaccgataccggacggtatcattcgaaattaaaatccttactAATAAGATATTCTGAGGTACTCTTCTATCTCATCAAATTGCTAATCCTCATTAAATCACATCATCTAATTGGTGCATTTGCATGTCTTATTTGAAAAGGTCCATGTCAATTTGaaaaattttcattatcattattCCTTGACTGTGATTACCTCTGCTTGTTTATGTATATAAatgtgttatttatttttgttgtaaCCCCAACCATTCATATCAAAGATACCAATGTATTTGTACATATTGTTTCTTAATCATCTTGATGTATCAATCCATATAATATAGCTGATATTGCAATTATCTTataaatttatttgtttattttattagCTCTTTATAAATTGAAACATTTAAAAGGTCTGTCATTGTTGCTAAATTGTGACTATGTGACAtaattttttactaatatttAAGGCTTCAAGTTTCTAATATTGatataagaaaattaaaattcaTACACATTATCATACTGTTTAATGGGGAATTTTAAGGTTTTGATATACATTTAAAAATGAACACATGATGATCTTGTACACTAACAAGGAGAGAGAAATTTGGCTAAGGCATCCAGAAGTAACATTTCTGAAATATGAAGTCAACATGATTTTCAGCGTCAAATTTGCAGATTTGGGACAGTGGATGATCATCTTGTCTATAGACTTGCATCACCTTCATAAAGGTTTCAGATGCTTTAGGGAACTGATTAGCCATGTCTTATGAATTTATGTTAACTCTTTGATGGAAGTAAGTTTCACAAGTTAATCAGCATACTGTGAAAACCTTGGTTCTTTCGTCACTTACAGacagctttttttttttcaagctcACTTCATAGTATGAAGCTGAATATATGAAGATTGTTTCATGGAAATGTCGTTTGTTGAGTTTTACTAAATGATGAACACTAGTACCACTATTAGTTATATGCTTTGGGGCCCTAAGGTAATGCTGACATTCAATAGGAAGGTCAATCTATGGccttatataaaaatatacttgTTCTATGTTTTGTCAAAATagatttcttttatgtgtttgtcTTAGGCTTATTTTGTTACATGTGCAGTACTGATCTTAAACGATGCTCCATTTGTTTATGTAATCGGATTATAGGTaagttttaaatataaatattttcacaTTTCATCAGATTGACCATTTAGTTTTCATAGCATGACATTTCTTAATATTGTTGTTCGCTTGCACTCTGGCAGAAATCAAAGGGTTATGTTTGAGAACGATGTACCGTATGGATAGTAAATGATAATTTGCTTCTACAAGGATGACATATTGcctaaaataaaaagaagaatgtATTGCATGCTTGGTTAatcctttgcaagccttgtttttctcttgCATTTGCTTATGTTGGTTAATCCTTTGAGATTTTTGTCAAATTCTCAAAAGTTCACATCACTCTGTGTTAATCTAATATTTATTTGGTAACTTCTATCCAATCTGATGCATTTGCTTATGAATTCTGCTGGATCACTCCCACCACCCAAATTCTATGCATTTTCTCCAAGTTTTCAGAATGCTGCCTTGTTATTTCTGCAGCCATTCTTCCAAGCACTTTATGTTTAAGTGGTTAGGACTTCAGAAGTCTGTAGAGAGATTCTTAAAGGTTTCTGGAGTTCATCTTTATCTGTAGCTGATGTCTGTATGTGCTTGCTGCTTGTAGAATTGACTTTAAACTGCTATAATGACAAGTGACAGAAAGTGCTATGTATGAACTGTTTTTCTGCATGCTTACAAGAATAAAGAAGGTCCACTAatcattttgtttcttttcatcTTTTTGATTCATCATTTCATGATTTGAACAGCATAAGCTGTTGCAGGAGTTGTTGCCGAAGGCCTATTTGTCTCTCCTTCAGATTTCTGGAAGATCAGCCATCGCAAGAGACCTGCCTATTCTGCCTTTGTCACACAGCTTATGTTTTAACAGTTACGAATACTTCCCTCATTCAAGGAGGTGAAAGGCAAGTACTAAACATTTAGGTGTAGAATCACTGCAATTGCACACCAACATATGAAAAATATTGATGCTTGGTTTAACTGTTAAGTCCAACATCTCTTCTATCAGTGCCTCATTGTTTATGTAGTATATACATTGGTCACACATAATTTACACATTTTTTATGTGTAAAGTTGCAAGTGTAGAAATGATATTGTAAATTTGGAAAATAATAAAATGTGTATGAAATTAAACATAAAAGCAGAGCTTTGATTAAATTGATTCAGATGATGTTGGTTTTAGATGAGCATtgttaattttcttattgtacagcCTGTTTTAATAGTAGTTCTCGGTTCCATGATTTCTGCACCACAAGAATGCGGGCAGCACATTTAGTAATAGTTTCCATCTCACACAAATCACTAAAGCATGGTTATAGCTTTCTTCACTCTTCTTCCTGTTAAGAGTGGGTCTTTGACCACCACCTTTGCTTTCATTAGCTAGCTTTCTTAAGAGTAAAGCAAAGAATGTATTGATTGCAAGCTTTTGCAGATAGTCCTAAACCTGGAGGTGTTCCACATTATTACTGTTGGTTTGTTGAATCATGGCCTGCCAGGTTTTGATAGTCCTGTTTGTGTCATTACTCTGACTTCTTTAAATGACAGGATCACCATTTCTGCAATGTGGGAACATCCACTGTTACTTCTTCCTGCTACAAATTCTTGTTAGTTTTAATATCAcaaacaaatttttatttttattttcttgcacaacaAAAGTGTCATTTTTTCTTGTAAAAAATGCTTCCAAAATTAGTGATTTTCCTCCTTGGTCCTTTAAAATTAagttttttttcatatatatatatatattctatgaaTGCTGATAGGAATGAGAAATATGTTTGTGATGTAAATGTTTTGGGAAATATATGTGCTATATTATACTGCTACAGACTTTGAAAGAGTAGACATGTTTGAGCAATGCCAAGTAATAGAATTAGACATTATCTCTGCATTGATTCTTAGAACAGAGATTTGACTTGAAGAGAGTGTATGTATCAGTGGCCAGACGCACATGGCTGTCATCTCCATCATTAAATAGCACATGATGTATGGTGACCTGCCTTCAATCACTGCGTGATCTCATGTCAAAACTTGGACGGTTATATAGTAGAATCACTCATAAAGAACTTGCAATGGGAATCCCCCCCCCCACATGCATTGTAGCCTTTCCTTAAGTTGCTGTGATCAAAGTTCATGGTATTTATCCCCTTAGGAAATCTAAATTAATGTTACAGGGAATTGCCTTCTTTTTAGCTAAGTATTATTGTATGAGCGTGGGTACATGGAAGCAATAGATACATGGCAAAAGCGAGACATGTCAGATTCTAAAGCCAAAGGCAAAGTTGATTCAAACCTGTTAAAGACCTTCCTGCACAGAACATATGGCCATGGGAAAGATGAGCAGGCTGtgtcttctcctcctctcctcgcTCTCTTGCTTCTCTGCCATTGCCTTGTCATGGCAGCAGCCTCGCCCAGAGACGGTCGACCTTGCGTACCACATGGGGCCTGTCCTCACCTCCCCCGTTAACGTCTACACCATATGGTATGGCCACTGGGAGGCAGCTCCACAAGGCATCATCAGGGACTTCCTGCTCTCCCTCTCCGCCCCTTCTCCTTCCCCCTCCGTCGGCGACTGGTGGCGCACCGTCCGCCTCTACACCGACCAAACCGGCTCCAACGTCACCGGCAGCTTCGTGCTGGCCGGCGAGCTGCACGACTCGGCCTACTCGCACGGCGCCACGCTGTCCCGCCTCGACATCCAGTCCGTCATCAGGTCCGCCGTcgccgcccacccgcagcggctgcCGCTGGACCCGCGCAACGGGCTCTACCTGGTCCTCACCTCGCCCGACGTGGAGGTGGAGGACTTCTGCCGGGAGGTCTGCGGCTTCCACTACTTCACCTTCCCGGCGGTGGTCGGCGTGACGGTGCCGTACGCGTGGGTGGGGCACAGCGGCTCGCAGTGCCCGGGGATGTGCGCTTACCCGTTCGCGCTGCCGGAATACATGGTGGGGGTTCACAACGCGAGCGGCGGCGTTCGGGCTCTCGGAGCGCCCAACCGGGACGTGGGCGCCGACGGCATGATCAGCGTGATAGCCCACGAACTGGCGGAGACGTCGAGCGATCCGCTGATCAATGCGTGGTACGCGGGCGACGACCCGGCCGCCCCGGCGGAGATCGCCGACCTCTGCGTCGGAGTCTACGGGTCGGGAGCGGGAGGCGGGTACGTGGGGAGCGTGTTCAAGGGATCAGATGGGGAGGCTTACAACCTGCATGGAGTGAACGGGAGGAGGTTTCTTGTGCAGTGGGTGTGGAACCCTGTAAAGATGACTTGTTTTGGTCCAAATGCCATGGATTAAAGGGCTGTAATCTTTGAGTTGAGGGAGGGAACAGCCTCAATCCCTCCTgcagacacacacaagaaaaggaagaagaagacacaGTCTGTCACCTTTCATTTTGAAGTTCTTCAAGAACAAATGCCCTAACTAAAAGCAGATTGTTTTACATTCAAATAGCCAGCTTTTGATTGATTTCAGAGCTGAAGTTACTTAGAACCTACAGTTCTTTGGCATGAGATGTCAAGTCCTTTGTGCATCATATCATATTTACAGAGTAATTCACTGTTAATTTTCGAAACATAATTCTGAAATAAttatccagaaaaaaaaaacaaaaaatggaaGAGAATGATTACAAAGCGGACCCAATCTTCGACAGAATAATCGTCTTTTAATGGACTGTTATCGTCTAGTtgggctcttcttcttcttctacgccGTCGCATATGCTCCTCCCTCTCGTCTCCGGCAGCCAAACCACGCACATCCCACTAAAACCGAAGCGCGTCGAAGGCGGCGCAGGCGCTGAAGAAGGTCCTCACCTCCGCCGCCACCCGCCACGCCTTGGCGGTCACGAACACGCACCGGATGTTGAACGCCGCCGGCCCACTGGAGCGGGTCGAACAGGAAGCCCACTCAGCGGCACTTTATTGTATTCGGGTTCCGATTGCGGTTGAGATCCGCCCTAACTTATCGGCTCCGGGTTAAGATTTCTCAGATCCAACCCGACAACGAAGCAAGCCGCTC comes from the Musa acuminata AAA Group cultivar baxijiao chromosome BXJ1-10, Cavendish_Baxijiao_AAA, whole genome shotgun sequence genome and includes:
- the LOC135595397 gene encoding protein EXORDIUM-like 7, whose translation is MAMGKMSRLCLLLLSSLSCFSAIALSWQQPRPETVDLAYHMGPVLTSPVNVYTIWYGHWEAAPQGIIRDFLLSLSAPSPSPSVGDWWRTVRLYTDQTGSNVTGSFVLAGELHDSAYSHGATLSRLDIQSVIRSAVAAHPQRLPLDPRNGLYLVLTSPDVEVEDFCREVCGFHYFTFPAVVGVTVPYAWVGHSGSQCPGMCAYPFALPEYMVGVHNASGGVRALGAPNRDVGADGMISVIAHELAETSSDPLINAWYAGDDPAAPAEIADLCVGVYGSGAGGGYVGSVFKGSDGEAYNLHGVNGRRFLVQWVWNPVKMTCFGPNAMD